GCGTATTTCAAATATATAATTTGCATAATGGTATTACAACAATGCTTTAATATCGCTTATTCTCATAGTATCAAAAAGAAAAGTGGTGAACATAAGAAATGATAGTTGAATTAATATTATCGTCCGGATGTTACTTTATAATGGAGGCCTATCAGAAACGAGGCTTTAAAAAATTCAAAAAACAATTTGATGAAATTATTACAAGAATACCGGACTTAAAAAATAATAAGAGTGAAACTTTGAATTTATTCAGTTATGATACAGAAGAATATGGATATAAAATAAAATTCATGTTACCTATCGGAGTTACAACAAATAAGCTCCAGGAGCATATATTAGATGTAAAACAAGCCTTTAATTTAAACTATACACACTTCACAAATGAAAATCGACTTATTACCCTATATGGAATAAAAGAATACAATTTTAAGCAGTTTAAGCCATACAAATTGCCACCAAATAAAATATTGATAGCTGAATTTATAGGTAAACCTATAGTAGTAGATATGAACAAATTTCCTCATGCTTTAATATGTGGAGATACCGGAACCGGCAAAAGCCGAATTTTATTTACAATACTTACAAATTTGATTAATAATTCTAATAAAATAAGCCTTTATTTGCTTCAAATAAGAAAAAATGATCTGGCCATTTTTAGAAATTGTAAGCAAGTTAAATGTTGTAGCAGAACTCTTAATGAAGTCTTGGAAGCACTTCAAGAAATAGAATTGGAACTACAAAGACGTGAACAGCTGCTTGAGATTGAAAAGGGTTATTTAAATATAGCTGATT
Above is a window of Sedimentibacter sp. MB35-C1 DNA encoding:
- a CDS encoding FtsK/SpoIIIE domain-containing protein; amino-acid sequence: MIVELILSSGCYFIMEAYQKRGFKKFKKQFDEIITRIPDLKNNKSETLNLFSYDTEEYGYKIKFMLPIGVTTNKLQEHILDVKQAFNLNYTHFTNENRLITLYGIKEYNFKQFKPYKLPPNKILIAEFIGKPIVVDMNKFPHALICGDTGTGKSRILFTILTNLINNSNKISLYLLQIRKNDLAIFRNCKQVKCCSRTLNEVLEALQEIELELQRREQLLEIEKGYLNIADYNSKSKRTLKYIYVVIEEFSFLNTSKADSKEEKLIKAECMKHIKSIVNVGRSSGIFLLTSLQKPTSDSIPTDIKAQLTSRIALTIKDKSTCQVVMGNNSAVNLGLRELVCRTKEIETGYSYTIDFPEIQEYIENSVVEKKPKTEPPVEKKIENAVDILNALGL